The Deltaproteobacteria bacterium genome contains a region encoding:
- a CDS encoding radical SAM protein: MHRAGLLPADYALLGASEEVGRKVLAAAVQRGESDLRSVRGVRRELIERIEAGSTAEVLQISARETAPDGFVKYLFELDGATRVEAVRIPVPCEAPGADVSAYEGKEKKYIVCVSSQAGCALACAFCATGELGFRRNLDAAEIVGQVLAVRAEADRPVRGVVFMGMGEPFLNYDEVIRAARILSHPSGASIDAKSITISTAGVVPQIRRFTAEGHKFRLAVSLTHAVPRKRLSLMPIEEAHPTPELVNALHAHARARRTRVLVEYVLLGGVNDAPDDARALAALLDPALVKIDLIDVNGEIGGFRRSTREARSAFLDVLSEARLPFAVRYSGGQEISAGCGQLAAGGGRWGARVL; the protein is encoded by the coding sequence ATGCACCGGGCCGGACTTCTCCCTGCCGACTACGCACTGCTCGGCGCCTCCGAGGAAGTCGGGCGCAAGGTGCTCGCTGCCGCCGTGCAGCGAGGCGAGTCCGATCTGCGCTCGGTGCGCGGCGTCCGGCGCGAGCTGATCGAGCGCATCGAGGCCGGGAGCACCGCCGAGGTCCTCCAGATTTCCGCGCGAGAGACGGCGCCCGACGGCTTCGTGAAGTATCTCTTCGAGCTGGACGGCGCCACACGCGTCGAAGCCGTCCGCATTCCGGTTCCCTGCGAGGCCCCGGGCGCCGACGTGAGCGCCTATGAAGGCAAGGAGAAGAAGTACATCGTCTGCGTCTCCTCGCAGGCGGGCTGCGCCCTGGCCTGCGCTTTTTGCGCCACCGGTGAGCTCGGGTTTCGCCGCAACCTGGATGCAGCCGAGATCGTCGGGCAGGTCCTCGCCGTCCGGGCCGAGGCCGATCGGCCGGTGCGCGGCGTCGTGTTCATGGGCATGGGCGAGCCGTTCCTGAACTACGACGAGGTGATCCGCGCCGCCCGTATCCTCAGCCATCCTTCGGGCGCCTCCATCGACGCGAAGTCGATCACCATCTCCACGGCCGGCGTCGTCCCGCAAATCCGCCGGTTCACCGCCGAGGGCCACAAGTTCCGTCTGGCGGTCTCGCTCACGCATGCGGTCCCGCGCAAACGGCTGTCGCTGATGCCGATCGAGGAGGCGCACCCGACGCCGGAGCTGGTCAACGCCCTGCACGCGCACGCCCGAGCGCGCCGGACCCGGGTGCTGGTCGAGTACGTGCTGCTCGGCGGCGTCAACGACGCGCCCGACGATGCCCGCGCCCTCGCGGCGCTCCTCGATCCGGCGCTGGTGAAGATCGACCTCATCGACGTCAACGGCGAGATCGGCGGTTTTCGGCGCTCGACGCGCGAGGCGCGGTCGGCGTTCCTGGACGTTCTGTCCGAGGCACGCCTGCCATTCGCTGTGCGGTATTCCGGCGGCCAGGAGATCAGCGCGGGGTGCGGGCAGCTGGCGGCCGGGGGAGGAAGATGGGGCGCCCGGGTGTTATGA